From a single Plasmodium yoelii strain 17X genome assembly, chromosome: 9 genomic region:
- a CDS encoding PIR protein codes for MDDYMCGRFSTLRLFYPDELNKPSYSDFHSNGNIKDYCSDGDSGNTKECKTDFDKIKAVCLWLFEQLFVKNNNSNINTLEYIMIWLSYMLTLKKVKNINNLKGFYEAYIRNNTHYTNCNTGGKDCSNLLKDNTGYTNYKEIIDTKKDLLNINIENMSKFYDAFKLLCSIHTDFNEHKPNCTGYIEKSNEFVSKYTNLNDDSNNIDGSSYRKVLCTLSNDYDNFKKKCNSVNCMDIPSLPPIKKIQVSVNSPEQTLQDSGVTSSNPSILSKLIPVLSIIVAIPIFFGIFYKYSLFEFRKRPQKQHLREKLKK; via the exons atggatgattatatg tgtggtAGGTTTAGTACATTAAGGTTATTTTATCCTGATGAATTAAACAAACCTTCATATTCTGATTTTCATAGTAATGGGAATATTAAGGATTACTGCTCTGATGGAGATTCAGGAAACACTAAAGAATGTAAGACTGATTTCGACAAAATTAAGGCTGTATGTTTATGGTTGTTTGAGCAATTGTttgtgaaaaataataatagtaatatcAATACTCTTgaatacattatgatatggttaagttatatgttaaccCTAAAGAAAGTTAAAAACATCAACAATCTAAAAGGGTTTTATGAAGCATATATAAGAAATAATACGCATTATACTAATTGTAATACTGGTGGTAAAGATTGtagtaatttattaaaagataatACGGGATATACAAACTATAAGGAAATCATAGATACAAAAAAGGATTTGttgaatattaatattgaaaatatgtctaaattttatgatgcatttaaattattatgtagcATACATACTGATTTTAATGAACATAAGCCAAATTGCACGggatatatagaaaaatctAATGAATTTGTTTCGAAATATACAAATCTTAATGATGATTCTAATAATATTGATGGCAGTTCGTATAGAAAAGTATTGTGtactttatcaaatgattatgataattttaaaaagaaatgtAATAGTGTTAATTGCATGGATATTCCATCCCTTCCacctataaaaaaaatacaagtTTCTGTAAACAGTCCTGAACAAACTTTACAAGATTCTGGAGTTACATCATCAAACCCATCAATATTaagcaaattaattccagttttatcgataatTGTTGCAATACCAATATTCTTtggaattttttataag tattcgttatttgaaTTCCGGAAACGAcctcaaaaacaacatttaagagaaaagctaaaaaaataa
- a CDS encoding PIR protein, with amino-acid sequence MDNQICKKFQDLLKNFPDELDNNKKYKFNDDKPFQKYCNSNCDADLGKINAGCLYLFNEIFEDSSLKNHNKISIVEYIMIWLSYMLSLKENELKDSLQHFYRTYINGSGHYNKSIIGVENYSSYKDLLNKKKYFEDMDNNIISNFYKAFKLLCELYTLFDKNNQDCKTFSEKANQFVKKYNELSGDHNNINVSSYKQVLCTLSTDYDNFINKCNDTHCCKSSTLPTIDKNKIPVNCPEQTIQISDAASSPSIAKKLIIVLSIFAAIPIFLGIAYKYSLFGFRKRAPKHLREKIKNIKKKMVH; translated from the exons ATGGATAACCAAAta tgtaaaaAGTTCCAGGATTTATTGAAAAATTTTCCCGATGAATTagacaataataaaaagtataaatttaatgatgATAAACCTTTCCAAAAGTATTGTAATAGTAATTGTGATGCTGATCTCGGaaaaattaatgctggatgcttatatttgtttaatgAAATCTTTGAGGATTCTTCGCTAAAGAATCATAATAAAATCAGTATTGTTgaatacattatgatatggttaagttatatgttaagcCTAAAggaaaatgaattaaaagaCAGTCTACAACATTTTTATagaacatatataaatggtAGTGGACACTATAATAAGTCTATAATTGGCGTTGAAAATTATAGCAGTTATAAGGatcttttaaataaaaaaaaatattttgaggatatggataataatattatatctaatttttataaagcatttaaattattatgtgaaTTGTATActttatttgataaaaacAATCAAGATTGCAAAACATTTTCGGAAAAAGCTAAtcaatttgttaaaaaatataatgaacttAGTGGAgatcataataatattaatgtcaGTTCATATAAACAAGTATTGTGTACTTTATCAAccgattatgataattttataaataaatgtaatgaTACTCATTGTTGCAAATCTTCAACCCTTCCAACGATAGACAAAAACAAAATTCCTGTAAATTGTCCTGAACAAACTATACAAATTTCTGATGCTGCATCAAGTCCGTCGATagcaaaaaaattaattatagttttatctatatttgctgcaataccaattttcttgggaattgcttataag tattcattatttggatttcggaaaagAGCCCCaaaacatttaagagaaaaaataaaaaatataaagaagaaaatggttcattaa
- a CDS encoding PIR protein, protein MDTNVCEKFENVWGKFPDKLTSDNEYDFKKENFLEGYCDNYECNTNYGKLNAGFFYLLNQFIGSSGSLYNVENNINVVEYIILWLSYMLNLKSTQDDTITNLNNFYKVNVNKHEKYNSFIDLINNKKELMNISKDKVPKLYNLFKILCEMYTKFDEDTSICTKCSEQANKFDKQYEELYKDYNSTNDSSYNQLLCTLSIDYNKLKSKCSNCSSFPEIEKPKKCVENFKQNPEQAAQRLEQISEDASSSSSITNKLFTVLSIFGAIAFFLGISYKYSLFGFRKRFQKQKLREKLKNIKKRMNQ, encoded by the exons ATGGATACGAatgtg TGTGAAAAGTTCGAGAATGTATGGGGTAAATTTCCCGATAAATTGACCAGTGATAATGagtatgattttaaaaaagaaaatttctTAGAAGGTTATTGTGATAATTATGAATGTAATACTAATTACGGAAAACTTAATGCtggatttttttatttgcttaATCAATTCATTGGGAGTTCTGGGTCATTGTATAATgtggaaaataatataaatgttgttgaatatattattctatggttaagttatatgttaaacctaaagAGTACTCAAGATGATACCATTACCAatctaaataatttttataaagtaaatgtaaataaacaCGAAAAGTATAATAGTTTCATTGatcttataaataataaaaaagaattgATGAATATTTCTAAAGATAAAGTGCCTAaactttataatttatttaaaattttatgtgAAATGTATACTAAATTTGATGAAGACACGTCAATTTGCACAAAATGTTCGGAACAAGCtaataaatttgataaaCAATATGAAGAACTTTACAAGGATTATAATAGCACTAACGACAGTTCCTATAATCAACTATTGTGTACTTTATCAattgattataataaattaaaaagtaAATGTAGCAATTGTTCATCCTTTCCAGAGATAGAAAAACCAAAAAAATGTGTAGAAAATTTTAAACAAAATCCTGAACAAGCTGCACAAAGATTAGAACAAATTTCTGAAGATGCATCATCAAGCTCATCGAtaacaaacaaattatttacagttttatcgatatttggtgcaatagcattttttttaggaatttcttataag tattcgttatttggatttcggaaacgatttcaaaaacaaaaattaagagaaaagctaaaaaatataaagaagagaatgaatcAATAA
- a CDS encoding fam-b protein, translating into MRVNILKYVFFSIVICSFEYAKNELYFANEREIYLERDLIKFRNNRTLSDADNQFDLGDIYQSTLSLVYQFNDCNDDEEITKLRNIIDSQIKNHKENNTLPNLNNVDNKTKKLIDKLQKELEVKKEHGNKRNGKLAIQPIHDKKKVKKDENSFLSECKDFKQLKNNEIALSNRDMKSKLTKKYRKEANKFILSRLSVLVVAFWLSLGGPSLMILCIPTIFPYITSFEDLIKIPIN; encoded by the exons atgagagtcaatattttaaaatatgtttttttttcaattgttATTTGTTCTTTTGAATATGCCAAAAAT GAATTATACTTTGCAAACGAGAGGGAGATATACCTTGAAAGggatttaataaaatttaggAATAATAGGACATTATCAGATGCAGACAATCAATTCGATTTAGGTGATATTTATCAATCAACTTTGAGTCTTGTATATCAATTTAATGACTGTAATGATGACGAAGAAATAACAAAGCTTCGAAATATTATAGATTCACAAATAAAGAAccataaagaaaataatacattacccaatttaaataatgtagATAATAAAACTAAAAAGTTAATTGATAAACTTCAAAAAGAACTAGAAGTAAAAAAAGAGCATGGTAATAAAAGGAATGGTAAATTAGCAATACAACCGAtacatgataaaaaaaaagtaaaaaaagatgaaaatagtTTTTTATCAGAATGTAAAGATTTTAAACAAttgaaaaataatgaaattgcATTAAGTAATCGTGATATGAAATCAAAGTtgactaaaaaatatagaaaagaAGCAAACAAATTCATCTTGTCACGTTTGTCAGTTCTAGTAGTTGCTTTTTGGTTATCACTAGGAGGGCCATCCTTAATGATACTATGTATACCTACTATTTTTCCATATATTACTTCCTTTGaagatttaataaaaattccaataaattaa
- a CDS encoding PIR protein: MDYQLCLRFDKLRNYFPDELNKPTKNDIHSLGNIKDYCSNGESEGTGCKTYLDKINGGCLWLFKQNIINNIDSLSKDQSKVFIIYIMLWLNYMLNLKKDEKIKNLNGFYTKYIENNTHYTNCKKNDNDCSNLLKDKTGYNNFKEFIEKNKHLMNINIEDLSKFYDASKLLCNMYTELDANDPKCEKCLENARKFVEKYEKINASDISEDSPYYQILSTLSNEYNNFKNYCSANHVDCSDIPLLSPINTTKKKLQISELSFEDTSSSLSIVNKLFIVLSIFGAIAIFFGISYKYSLFGFRKQAQRQHLREKLKK, encoded by the exons ATGGATTATCAGCTg tgcCTAAGGTTTGATAAATTGAGAAATTATTTCCCCGATGAATTAAACAAACCTACAAAGAATGATATTCATAGTTTAGGGAATATTAAGGATTATTGCTCTAATGGGGAATCAGAGGGAACAGGATGTAAGACTTATctcgataaaataaatggtgGATGCCTATGGTTGTTCAagcaaaatattattaataatattgacAGTTTAAGTAAGGATCAATCTAAAgtgtttattatttacattatgCTGTGGTtaaattatatgttaaacctaaagAAAGATGAGAAAATTAAAAACCTAAATGGcttttatacaaaatatatagaaaataatacgCATTATActaattgtaaaaaaaatgataatgattgtagtaatttattaaaagataaaacgggatataataattttaaggagttcatagaaaaaaacaagcatttgatgaatattaatattgaagatttgtctaaattttatgatgcatccaaattattatgtaacatgtataCTGAACTTGATGCAAACGATCCAAAATGTGAGAAATGTTTAGAAAATGCTAGAaaatttgttgaaaaatatgaaaaaattaatgcttCTGATATTTCTGAAGATAGTCCTTATTATCAAatattgtctacattatcaaatgaGTATAATAactttaaaaattattgtagTGCAAATCACGTTGATTGTAGTGATATTCCACTCCTTTCACCGATAAAcacaacaaaaaaaaaattacaaatttCTGAACTGAGTTTTGAAGATACATCATCAAGTTTGTCGATagtaaacaaattatttatagttttatcgatatttggtgcaatagcaattttttttggaatttcttataag tattcattatttggatttcggaaacaaGCTCAAAgacaacatttaagagaaaagctaaaaaaataa
- a CDS encoding PIR protein, translating into MDDTLCGKFYTLREYFPDDLGKNSTLDFHQNNDFMQCCTNKGTEENKCHTDLDKITAGFLWLLAEYYSMSQNGKYNENNTNPFFLYMISWFSYKIKQKSNHETTSINDYYNNHVKNSDKYIGFTKDAYKFTYLEDVLDKKSDFLNINIEDLSKFYDVFKLLCNIHSNLAQNKTNDILSNSATSFVNKLTELNNNSKIEDTVRNKILPVLSTDYDNLKNNCTSKGDKCKDFPPIPETIPNIYAQKSGVTSSSSSTANKLFTVLSIFGAIAFFLGISYKYSLFGFRKRAQKQYLREKIKNIKKKMNR; encoded by the exons ATGGATGATACTCTA tgTGGAAAATTTTATACTTTGAGGGAATATTTCCCCGATGATTTAGGCAAAAACTCAACACTTGATTTTCATCAAAATAATGATTTTATGCAATGCTGTACTAATAAAGGTacagaagaaaataaatgcCATACTGATCTCGATAAAATTACGGCTGGATTTTTATGGCTACTTGCAGAATATTATTCTATGTCccaaaatggaaaatataatgaaaataatactaatccattttttctatatatgaTTTCATGGTTTAGTTACAAAATAAAGCAAAAATCAAATCACGAAACCACCTCAATAAACGATTATTATAACAATCATGTAAAAAATAGTGATAAATATATCGGTTTTACAAAAGATGCTTATAAATTTACATATCTTGAGGATGTCTTAGATAAAAAAAGtgattttttgaatattaatattgaagatttgtctaaattttatgatgtattcaaattattatgtaatataCATAGTAATCTTGCACAGAATAAAACAAACGACATACTGTCAAATAGTGCTACTAGTTTTGTTAACAAACTTACAGAACTTAACAATAACTCTAAAATTGAAGATACCGTAcgtaataaaatattgcctgttttatcaactgattatgataatttaaaaaataattgtacTAGCAAAGGTGATAAATGTAAAGATTTTCCACCCATTCCAGAGACAATACCAAACATTTATGCACAAAAATCTGGAgttacatcatcaagttcgtcgacagcaaacaaattattcacagttttatcgatatttggtgcaatagcattttttttaggaatttcttataag tattcgttatttggatttcggaaacgagctcaaaaacaatatttaagagaaaaaataaaaaatataaagaagaaaatgaatcgtTAA
- a CDS encoding fam-a protein yields MNKLCIQIVLFLLSISVCVNTETLAAEPTPKKNTEPILNKFTKLILKKNKEPKPEKIYPTPEEIYEKNKHLLCTNPEEIIQAEKLMNDAVKNLKYHARNKYGYYFNGEYWPHTMNSYKKIYRDLTCVEKIEYTINDPNKYNKIINKFWDPDSNDLFYKCSAKRKIARVYSPNLLIIQQRFKKWPWSREKYFYALAAEFKISEDKTIIVMTSANINDHNSKNKKPFENKIIKSANLFETDIDSEDDIRKGKLKKSIVNIAGYIIKKKDKYLDITYVESVINIQILET; encoded by the exons atgaataaactttgtattcaaattgttttatttcttttaagcATCTCCGTATGCGTGAATACTGAAACCCTTGCAGCTGAGCCTactccaaaaaaaaatacagaacccatattaaataaatttacaaaactcatattaaaaaaaaataaagaaccCAAACCAGAAAAAATTTATCCTAC TCCagaagaaatatatgaaaaaaacaagcACTTATTATGTACCAATCCCGAAGAAATTATACAAGCAGAAAAACTTATGAACGATGctgtaaaaaatttaaaatatcatgCTAGAAATAAATATGGTTATTATTTCAATGGAGAATATTGGCCTCATACTATGAattcttataaaaaaatatatcgaGATCTTACATGTGttgaaaaaattgaatataCAATTAATGATCCAAATAAG tataataaaataataaacaagttTTGGGATCCCGATAGTAACGATTTGTTTTATAAATGCTCGGCTAAAa GAAAAATTGCCCGTGTGTACAGTCCAAATTTACTAATAATACAGCAACGTTTCAAAAAATGGCCATGGTCTCGtgagaaatatttttatgctttaGCTGCAGAATTTAAA ataTCAGAAGACAAAACTATAATTGTCATGACTTcagcaaatataaatgatcacaatagtaaaaataagaaaccctttgaaaacaaaataataaaaagcgCAAATTTATTCGAAACTGACATTGATTCTGAAGATGATATtagaaaaggaaaattaaaaaaatcaattGTTAACATAGCTGGATacatcattaaaaaaaaagacaaatatCTTGATATCACCTATGTCGAATCTGTAATcaatatacaaattttagaAACATAA